One stretch of Nicotiana tabacum cultivar K326 chromosome 18, ASM71507v2, whole genome shotgun sequence DNA includes these proteins:
- the LOC107773383 gene encoding uncharacterized protein LOC107773383 isoform X2: MIRHTATPSYWLTWRFSVLGSGLLVAVGISALLIWKFEGSPKWRYQERDNNNNNKKKKRPVGFLYKDEAWSTCHKAISPVWLLSYRLIAFIFLLSMLVMDVVLNSTDIFFFYTQWTFSLVTLYFGLGSSLSIYGCIQHRRKGVAGAKVACIDEEKNDAPTLEKNASLPGISKDLSSNEETDDREVAGRLGYAFQIIFQICAGAVVLTDCVYWLLIYPFLTPNDYRLQFLVVGMHSVNAITLLGDVILNSLRFPFFRFAYFVLWTCTFVAFQWLVHMCVSKWWPYPFLDVSFKYAPLVYLMVGVFHLPCYGLFALVIALKYWLARLFRWVSRKLSGDSK, from the exons ATGATAAGACATACAGCCACTCCAAGTTATTGGTTGACGTGGAGGTTCTCAGTCTTGGGATCGGGGCTCCTTGTAGCTGTAGGTATTTCAGCACTCTTAATATGGAAGTTTGAAGGTTCGCCAAAATGGAGATACCAGgaaagagataataataataataataagaagaagaagaggccgGTTGGGTTCTTGTACAAAGACGAAGCTTGGAGTACATGTCACAAAGCAATCAGTCCTGTTTGGCTGCTTTCTTACAGGCTAATtgctttcatttttcttctctcaaTGCTTGTCATGGATGTTGTTCTAAATAGTACAGATATATTCTTTTTCTATACTCA GTGGACATTCTCTTTGGTCACTCTGTATTTTGGG TTAGGGTCTTCACTCTCCATCTATGGATGTATCCAACATCGGCGCAAGGGTGTTGCTGGTGCGAAAGTTGCCTGTATCGATGAAGAGAAAAACGACGCCCCAACTCTTGAGAAGAATGCAAGTTTACCTGGCATATCCAAGGACTTGAGTTCCAATGAGGAAACTGATGATAGAGAAGTTGCAGGACGTTTGGGCTATgcctttcaaataatttttcag ATATGTGCGGGTGCTGTGGTGCTTACAGATTGCGTTTATTGGCTTCTTATCTACCCATTTCTCACGCCCAATGATTACAGGTTACAATTT CTGGTTGTTGGTATGCATTCTGTCAATGCCATTACCCTGCTTGGCGACGTGATTTTGAATTCTCTT CGGTTCCCTTTCTTCAGATTTGCATATTTTGTACTTTGGACATGCACATTTGTCGCGTTCCAGTGGCTCGTTCATATGTGTGTCTCAAAGTG GTGGCCTTATCCCTTCCTGGATGTTTCATTCAAATACGCTCCCTTAGT GTATTTGATGGTTGGTGTGTTTCATCTCCCTTGCTATGGTCTGTTTGCCTTGGTAATAGCATTGAAATATTGGTTAGCAAGATTATTCCGGTGGGTGAGTCGGAAGCTATCTGGAGACAGTAAATGA
- the LOC107773383 gene encoding uncharacterized protein LOC107773383 isoform X1: protein MAERKKRSFTSVEQDRKQHRMDWWCNKEGSKMEKSPYHLFNIIFPHLQAHKQVMIRHTATPSYWLTWRFSVLGSGLLVAVGISALLIWKFEGSPKWRYQERDNNNNNKKKKRPVGFLYKDEAWSTCHKAISPVWLLSYRLIAFIFLLSMLVMDVVLNSTDIFFFYTQWTFSLVTLYFGLGSSLSIYGCIQHRRKGVAGAKVACIDEEKNDAPTLEKNASLPGISKDLSSNEETDDREVAGRLGYAFQIIFQICAGAVVLTDCVYWLLIYPFLTPNDYRLQFLVVGMHSVNAITLLGDVILNSLRFPFFRFAYFVLWTCTFVAFQWLVHMCVSKWWPYPFLDVSFKYAPLVYLMVGVFHLPCYGLFALVIALKYWLARLFRWVSRKLSGDSK, encoded by the exons ATGgcagagagaaaaaaaaggtccTTCACTAGTGTAGAACAAGACAGAAAACAACATAGAATGGATTGGTGGTGTAACAAAGAGGGAAGCAAGATGGAGAAAAGCCCCTATCATTTATTCAATATCATTTTCCCCCATCTTCAGGCCCATAAG CAAGTCATGATAAGACATACAGCCACTCCAAGTTATTGGTTGACGTGGAGGTTCTCAGTCTTGGGATCGGGGCTCCTTGTAGCTGTAGGTATTTCAGCACTCTTAATATGGAAGTTTGAAGGTTCGCCAAAATGGAGATACCAGgaaagagataataataataataataagaagaagaagaggccgGTTGGGTTCTTGTACAAAGACGAAGCTTGGAGTACATGTCACAAAGCAATCAGTCCTGTTTGGCTGCTTTCTTACAGGCTAATtgctttcatttttcttctctcaaTGCTTGTCATGGATGTTGTTCTAAATAGTACAGATATATTCTTTTTCTATACTCA GTGGACATTCTCTTTGGTCACTCTGTATTTTGGG TTAGGGTCTTCACTCTCCATCTATGGATGTATCCAACATCGGCGCAAGGGTGTTGCTGGTGCGAAAGTTGCCTGTATCGATGAAGAGAAAAACGACGCCCCAACTCTTGAGAAGAATGCAAGTTTACCTGGCATATCCAAGGACTTGAGTTCCAATGAGGAAACTGATGATAGAGAAGTTGCAGGACGTTTGGGCTATgcctttcaaataatttttcag ATATGTGCGGGTGCTGTGGTGCTTACAGATTGCGTTTATTGGCTTCTTATCTACCCATTTCTCACGCCCAATGATTACAGGTTACAATTT CTGGTTGTTGGTATGCATTCTGTCAATGCCATTACCCTGCTTGGCGACGTGATTTTGAATTCTCTT CGGTTCCCTTTCTTCAGATTTGCATATTTTGTACTTTGGACATGCACATTTGTCGCGTTCCAGTGGCTCGTTCATATGTGTGTCTCAAAGTG GTGGCCTTATCCCTTCCTGGATGTTTCATTCAAATACGCTCCCTTAGT GTATTTGATGGTTGGTGTGTTTCATCTCCCTTGCTATGGTCTGTTTGCCTTGGTAATAGCATTGAAATATTGGTTAGCAAGATTATTCCGGTGGGTGAGTCGGAAGCTATCTGGAGACAGTAAATGA
- the LOC107773384 gene encoding uncharacterized protein LOC107773384, which translates to MDKEKVEQLKSQMQQWLHEVEEFIHQTPPVQLYTALGVVLFTLIFLFIIRLFKRTASNTIVLTGLSGSGKTYLFYQLRDGSAHQGTVTSMEPNEGSFILNSEKDKKGKVKPIHVVDVPGHSRLRPKLDEFLPQAAGVVFVVDSVEFLPNCRAASEYLYEILTKASVVKKKVPVLLLCNKVDKVTAHTTEFIRKQLEKEIDKLRTSRTAVSDADIANEFTLGVPGEAFAFSQCHNRVIVAEASGLTGEISQLEKFIRENVKP; encoded by the exons ATGGATAAGGAGAAAGTGGAACAATTGAAAAGTCAAATGCAGCAATGGTTACATGAAGTTGAAGAATTCATCCATCAAACACCTCCTGTTCAACTTTATACTGCACTTGGAGTTGTTTTATTCACCCTCATTTTCTTGTTTATCA TTCGCCTTTTCAAGCGTACAGCATCTAACACCATTGTACTCACTGGGCTTAGTGGAAGCGGCAAAACTTATCTTTTTTACCAG CTTAGAGATGGTTCAGCCCATCAGGGTACAGTGACGTCAATGGAACCAAATGAAGGCAGTTTTATTCTAAActccgaaaaagacaag AAAGGGAAAGTTAAGCCTATTCACGTTGTTGATGTCCCAGGGCACTCTCGCCTTCGGCCGAAGCTGGATGAATTCTTGCCTCAAGCAGCCGGCGTTGTGTTTGTGGTGGATTCTGTGGAATTTTTACCAAACTGCCGTGCTGCTTCAGA GTACTTATATGAGATCTTAACAAAGGCAAGTGTAGTCAAGAAAAAAGTTCCAGTGCTCCTCCTTTGCAACAAGGTTGACAAAGTAACTGCCCATACAACGGAGTTCATCAGGAAACAGCTGGAGAAAGAAAT CGACAAGCTTCGTACATCAAGGACTGCAGTATCTGATGCAGATATCGCTAATGAATTTACGCTTGGTGTACCTGGAGAAGCATTTGCTTTTTCGCAGTGCCATAACAGAGTAATTGTTGCTGAAGCTTCTGGTTTGACCGGAGAAATTTCTCAGTTGGAGAAGTTCATCAGAGAGAATGTGAAACCTTGA